A genome region from Pelodiscus sinensis isolate JC-2024 chromosome 27, ASM4963464v1, whole genome shotgun sequence includes the following:
- the SIKE1 gene encoding suppressor of IKBKE 1, producing the protein MTCTIEKILTDAKTLLERLKEHDNAAESLIDQSTVLHKRVAAMKEIGTSLSEKYQEDTTDLKDISKYKPHILLSQENTQIRDLQQENRELWISLEEHQDALELIMSKYRKQMLHLIMGRKDVNSEPVLKVHQIHSGEIESHIDRICEMGEVMRKAVQMDDDQFCKIQEKLAQLELENKELRELLNISKQTIEVRREELPETASHATK; encoded by the exons ATGACCTGTACAATAGAGAAGATCTTAACAGATGCCAAGACCTTGTTGGAAAGGCTGAAAGAGCATGATAATGCAGCAGAGTCTCTCATTGATCAGTCTACTGTCCTCCATAAGCGGGTGGCAGCCATGAAGGAGATTGGAACGTCACTATCGGAAAAG TACCAAGAAGATACAACTGATCTGAAGGACATATCTAAATACAAACCTCACATCTTGCTATCACAAGAAAACACACAAATCAGAGACTTGCAGCAGGAAAACAGAG AGTTGTGGATCTCCTTGGAGGAACATCAAGATGCTTTGGAACTTATAATGAGCAAATACAGGAAGCAGATGTTACACTTAATAATGGGAAGAAAAGATGTGAATTCTGAGCCAGTCCTGAAAGTGCATCAAATTCACTCTGGG GAAATTGAGAGTCACATAGACAGAATCTGTGAGATGGGGGAAGTGATGAGAAAAGCTGTTCAGATGGATGATGATCAGTTCTGTAAAATTCAGGAGAAATTAGCCCAGTTGGAG CTTGAAAATAAAGAGCTACGGGAGCTGTTAAACATCAGCAAACAAACTATCGAGGTGAGAAGAGAGGAACTGCCCGAGACTGCATCTCATGCGACAAAATAA